From the Salminus brasiliensis chromosome 15, fSalBra1.hap2, whole genome shotgun sequence genome, the window AtctctaaccctctctctccctatatctctaaccctctctctccccctatatctctaaccctctctctccctatatctccaaccctctctctccccctatatctctaaccctctctctatccctatatctctaaccctctctctccccctatatctctaaccctctctctatccctatatctctaaccctctctctcccctataTCTCTAACCCTCTCTCTATCCCTATATCTCAaaccctctctcccccccctatATCTatgcccctctctctccctatatctcttaccctctctctctcccctatatcttaaatcctctctctctccctatatctctaaccctctctctccccctatatctcttaccctctctctcccctatatctcttaccctctctctctccccctatatctcttaccctctctctctccccccctatatcttaaaccctctctctctctccctatatctctaaccctctctctccccctatatctcttaccctctctctctcccctatatctgtaaccctctctctctctcccctatatctctaaccctctctctatccctatatctctaaccctctctctccccctatatctctaaccctctctcttcccctatatctctaaccctctctctccccctatatctcttaccctctctctctcccctatatctgtaaccctctctctctctcccctatatctctaaccctctctctatccctatatctctaaccctctctctctctcccctatatctctaaccctctctctatccctatatctctaaccctctctctccccctatatctctaaccctctctctatccctatatctcttaccctctctctatccctatatctctaaccctctctctctctcccctatatctctaaccctctctctatccctatatctctaaccctctctctccccctatatctctaaccctctctctctccccctatatctctaaccctctctctatccctatatcttaaaccctctctctctccctgctctcTCATACTCGTCTTCTTGTTTTCTCTCCATCCTgttcctactctctctctctctctctctttctctctctctctctctctaccaccccCTCAGAAGTGTTATACAATATAGAACAGTGACTGACCTGCAGAGTCACGTATAAACACCCacgctctctcactttctcacctctctctatttctgttACGCTCTGCACAAGACACACTTCCATAtatggtgctctctctctctctctcgctcactctctctcacacacacacacacacacacacagtctctcgctcactctctctctctctctcacacacacacacacagtctctcgctctctcagatCAGCCTCagagtttttttatatatatcaaaaatattttattgaaagtCTCCAGTCAGTGTGTTCTGATCAGTGTGTTCATGCAGTCTaaataaatcacacacacacactccttatcCGTCGCTGGATTGGTGCTACAGTTCGGACGCGACGGAggcagagatcatttacataaacaaacaaatagaaatgaaataaataaataaataaatacacttcTATATACACTGGAACTGGTGGAAGGGAACTGATCTCAGTACAGTTTGTGTTTGATCACAAATAACCAGAGATGGACAAGTCGGGTCCAGAAGGTCAAAATCCACCCCAGCATTTGTTCCACCTGCCTgcacagctctgctgcagctaagCTGCAACGTCTTTCAACATCTAtccaacgttggagcttgaggtTAACCCAAGGGTGGGTTTTAGAAGAATGTGACTTTAATTtctaaccaaaattcaacattgaTTCAACGTTGGAGCTTTGGAAAACTTCATTTCCAATCACAATTCAACATCTATCCAACGTTGAAGCTTGAGGTCAACCTAATGTTCGTTTTTGATGAATATGTGACTTTAATCACACaatgttggacagatgttgGAGCTTGATTTCAACCCAATGATGGGTTTTAGAAGAATGCGACTTTGATTtctaaccaaaattcaacatctatcCAACGTTGGAGCTTTGGAAATTTTAAAACGTAGATTTCCAATCACAATTCAACGTCTATCCAACGTTGGAGCTTAAGGTTAACCCAGTGTTGGGTTTTAGAAGAATGTGACTTTAATTtctaaccaaaattcaacattgaTTCAACGTTGGAGCTTTGGAAAACTTCATTTCCAATCACAATTCAACATCTTTTCAACGTTGAAGCTTGAGGTCAACCTAATGTTCGTTTTTGACGAATATGTGACTTTAATCACAcaacgttggacagatgttggAGCTTGATTTCAACCCAATGTTGACTTTAATTtctaaccaaaattcaacatctatcCAACGTTGGAGCTTTGGAAATTGTAAAACGTAGATTTCCAATCACAATTCAACATCTATCCAACGTTGGAGCTTAAGATCAACCCAATGTTGGacttttgttccaactgcctgagCAGCTCCCGGGGTGGATTTTGACCTTCAGGACcttctggacctgaattgtcCACCTCTACAAATAACACACGCCATAGCTCCTCTTACACATGTGCTCAGCCGACCCgggtaaaaataaaggttctgcaCCAGGTTCTTTGAACAATGCTAGAAGAACCACCCTTGcgtccctaaagaaccatttttccaAAAGAgctgtatgagtgtgaagaaccttcccAGCTGGCCACCGGCATCAATGTATGTTGTGATGTCAGGTGAGCAAAATGCAACATCAGGACAATGTTTAATGCCCACGTCTATTTGACGTTGTCAGACGTTGAAGTTTTGTTGGTTGCAAGTTTTGCAAGGGATCAAGTAACCACAATTCAACATCTTCCAAACGTCACATGCCAACGTCATACGTCATGAAGTATGGTGACCAAAACCTCAAAAGTCTGCTAAACCTCAGCTAAATTCAACATCCGTcaaatgttggagcttgatttGAACTCAGTGTTGGGTTTTTAGAAGAATCTGACTTTGAGTtctaaccaaaattcaacatttaTCCAACGCTGAAGCTTGAGATCAACCCAATGTTAGTTTTTGAcgaatatgtgactttgatcaCACaacattggacagatgttggAGCTTGATTTCAACCCAGTGTTGGATTTTAGAAGGATGTGACTTTGATCtttaaccaaaattcaacatctatcCAATGTTGAAGCTTGATTTCAatccaatgttgttttttttcaaagaATGTGACTTTGATCtttaaccaaaattcaacatctatcCAACGTTGGAGCTTGTCACTTTTTGATGGATATGTGACATGGATCACACaacattggacagatgttggAGCTTGATTTCAACCCAAAGTTGcttgttttgacaaatatctgACTTTTCATCTttaaccaaaattcaacgtctatccaacgttggagcttgaggtcaacccaatgttgtttttttgacgGATTTGTGACTTTGATCACACaacattggacagatgttggAGCTTGATTTCAACCCAGTGTTGGATTTTAGAAGAATGCGACTTTGATCtttaaccaaaattcaacatctatcCAACGTTGGAGATTAGggtcaacccaatgttgtttttttgacggatatgtgactttgatctCCAGCTGAGGACGTCACATCTAGTTTTAACAGGACTGCTGGAACATGTGGTTCTGCACACTATGTGCACATCACACAAACCCGGTTCTCTAGGgaaccaaacgtggttcttctgaGGCataactcaaagaacctttgtaGCTCCTTTATGTTTTTGAGTGCACCAGTAATTAAAGAGCAGGAAGTTCAGTGTGAAGATGGCCATGTAaggaaccatctacaagaggttttGAGAACCACTTTACCAGCCAGAGAACCATGAAATGGGTTCTATACAGTACCCAGAAGAGTTTATGTGACTCTGTTGTTGATAATTAGAACCGATGTTTAGATGGTTACATGAGGAACCTTCTACAAGAGGGTTCTGTACGGTCAtgagaaccatttaaccaggtgGAGAACCATTTAGAGAGTTCTTTGGGTTGTCATGGTTACACCTGGTGTTCTGCTACAACACTGGTgctatagtctctctctctctctcatttctttgCAGTCTTGCTCGTCCTCTTTTTCCCCTGCGTGGCCAGCACGAGTCTGAGGTCCGCGCTCACGCTGGGTCTGCGCGCGAGCGGGTGGAGCGCGCCGCAGGGGGTCTCGTGCGCTTCTGTCTTCCTCGCGCTtctccctcctccccctccccccagtCTGCGGTAAGAGCGCAGGGACACTCTGCGGTGGCGCGAGGGTCCGGTCTCCACGGGCAGGCCGGCGCGCGCGGCCAGAGCCTCGAAGGCGCGCTCCAAGCTCGGGCCTCCGTCCTTGGCCGACGTCTCGAAGAGCGCGCACGCGGTATCCTTGCCCCCGAAGGCGCGCAGCAGCTCGTCGTGCGACACCGCGCGCTCCTCCGCCGGCAGGTCCGTCTTGTTGGCGCACACCACCACGGGCACGCGCGCGCCGTCCGCCGCGCAGCGCAGCAGCGCGCTCTTAGCCCGGGAGATCTCGGAGCGCAGGGCGCGCGCCTCCTCGAACGAGCCGCGGTCGTCCAGGCTGAGGACCACCAGGAAGATgtcacctgcacacacacacacacacacacacacacacagatcagtaCACTGTTGATCTGTTCTACACTGAGGAACtcacagaaccagaaccagcacACATACAGTCCTCAGCAGGGTTCTAGATATATCTCCAACCAGAAGGTTCTTCTCCACCATAGAGAACTTCAGGCCAACTTGGGTCAGTAGTAGACATCAAAGAAGCGCTGGAGTAACTTAGGGTTCTCTACAATACAGAGAACCCAACACGGAGAACCCTTTTTAGCATACTAGGGTTCTCTACAGGGGAGAACTTAAAGAACCTAAATAGGTAAATAAAGGTAATACGTTCTATTGATACATCTGAAGGAACCGTTATGGAACTATGGGGAACCCTTTTTAGCATACTAGGGTTCTGTACCGTGGAGAACGTAAAGAACCTAAATGGGAAATTTTAAGTAATAAGATAAACCAtggagaaccctttttggcatGCCAGGGTTCTCTACATAAAGATAACTAAAAGGAACCTGTAAAATGGGTAAATAAAGGGTTCTAGTGATACACCTGCAAGAACCATTATGGAACCATGGGGAACCCTTTTTAGTATACTAGGGTTCTGTACCGTGGAGAACATAAAGAACCTAAATGGGTGAATACAAGTACTACGTTCTAGTGATATACCTGAAGGAACCGTTATGGAACCATGGAGAACCCTTTTTTGGCGTTCTAGGGTTCTCTAAAGCGGAGAAGTTAAAGAACCTAAATGGGTAAATACAACTAATAAGTTCTAGTGATACACCTGCAAGAACCATTATGGAACCATGGAGAACCCTTTTTTGGCGTTCTAGGGTTCTCTACAGTGGAGaacttaaagaacctttgaagtgGGATAATAGAGTTCTACTACTGTTACACTTCAAAGAAGCATTCTGGgacctcacactcacacacactcacactcacacacacacactcactcacacacacacacacacactcacacacacacacacactcacacactcacacacacacacacacacacacacactcacacacacacacacacacacacacacacacacacactcactcacacacacacacacacactcactcacacacacacacacacactcacacacacactcactcactcacacacacacacactcacacacacacacactcactcacacacacacacacacacactcactcacacacacacacacacactcactcacacacacacacacacactcacacacacactcactcactcacacacacacacactcacacacacacacactcactcacacacacacacacacacactcacacacacacacacacactcacacacactcacacacacctgtgagGATGGTGAGCCTCCGCTTGGCGGGGAACTCGCGCTCCCCGGCCGGGTCCAGCATGTCTATCTGATACGCCTCCCCGCGGATCTGGTACAGTTTCCGATGGAAGTCCTCGCGCGTGGGCTCGTAGCGCTCCTCGAAGTCCTCGCGCAGGAAGCGGCGCACGAGGCTCGTCTTCCCGACGCGCGGCGCGCCCAGCACCACCACGCGCCGGCAGTTCCGCGGCTTGGGCGCGAGCGCGGCGGACTCGAGCGGGAGGCGCCGCCGCCGCCTCTTCCTCTGCAGCACGAGCTCGGCGAGCTGCGCGAGCGGAGAGGAGCGCTGCTTGTCCTTGGCGGCGGCGCTCGCGCTCCGCTGCAGCTTCAGCACGCGCATGCCCGCCTTGGAGAGCAGGTGCTGCGCCGCGCTCTTGTACG encodes:
- the rasd2b gene encoding dexamethasone-induced Ras-related protein 1 is translated as MEAPDSARSPHLLLAYKSAAQHLLSKAGMRVLKLQRSASAAAKDKQRSSPLAQLAELVLQRKRRRRRLPLESAALAPKPRNCRRVVVLGAPRVGKTSLVRRFLREDFEERYEPTREDFHRKLYQIRGEAYQIDMLDPAGEREFPAKRRLTILTGDIFLVVLSLDDRGSFEEARALRSEISRAKSALLRCAADGARVPVVVCANKTDLPAEERAVSHDELLRAFGGKDTACALFETSAKDGGPSLERAFEALAARAGLPVETGPSRHRRVSLRSYRRLGGGGGGRSARKTEAHETPCGALHPLARRPSVSADLRLVLATQGKKRTSKTAKK